From Gallus gallus isolate bGalGal1 chromosome 14, bGalGal1.mat.broiler.GRCg7b, whole genome shotgun sequence, one genomic window encodes:
- the KCTD5 gene encoding BTB/POZ domain-containing protein KCTD5 isoform X1: MAAENHCDFPVAPIGGLGLGGPGGPCRRCSSAPPPGAVPGKWVRLNVGGTCFLTTRQTLCRDPKSFLFRLCQADPDLDSDKDETGAYLIDRDPTYFGPVLNYLRHGKLVINKDLAEEGVLEEAEFYNITSLIKLVKDKIRERDSKISQVPVKHVYRVLQCQEEELTQMVSTMSDGWKFEQLVSIGSSYNYGNEDQAEFLCVVSKELHNTPYGTTSEPSEKAKEKRRKFKLQNGVSHPLSN; the protein is encoded by the exons ATGGCGGCGGAGAACCACTGCGATTTCCCGGTCGCCCCGATCGGCGGCCTCGGCCTGGGAGGCCCGGGCGGGCCCTGCCGCCGGTGCAGCTCGGCGCCGCCTCCCGGCGCCGTGCCCGGCAAGTGGGTGCGGCTGAACGTGGGGGGCACCTGCTTCCTGACCACCCGGCAGACGCTCTGCAGGGACCCCAAGTCCTTCCTCTTCCGTCTCTGCCAGGCCGACCCCGACCTGGACTCGGACAAG GATGAAACAGGTGCCTATCTAATAGACAGAGACCCGACCTACTTTGGGCCAGTGCTGAACTATCTCAGACATGGGAAGCTGGTTATTAACAAGGATCTAGCTGAGGAAG GTGTACTGGAAGAGGCTGAATTCTACAATATCACATCACTAATAAAACTGGTAAAGgacaaaataagagaaagagaCAGCAAAATCTCACAG GTGCCAGTCAAACACGTGTACAgggtgctgcagtgccaggaaGAGGAACTCACTCAAATGGTCTCCACAATGTCTGATGGATGGAAATTTGAACAG CTGGTCAGTATCGGTTCTTCCTATAACTATGGCAATGAAGATCAGGCTGAATTTCTGTGTGTTGTCTCAAAGGAATTGCATAACACTCCCTATGGCACAACCAGTGAACCcagtgaaaaagcaaag
- the KCTD5 gene encoding BTB/POZ domain-containing protein KCTD5 isoform X2: MAAENHCDFPVAPIGGLGLGGPGGPCRRCSSAPPPGAVPGKWVRLNVGGTCFLTTRQTLCRDPKSFLFRLCQADPDLDSDKDETGAYLIDRDPTYFGPVLNYLRHGKLVINKDLAEEGVLEEAEFYNITSLIKLVKDKIRERDSKISQVPVKHVYRVLQCQEEELTQMVSTMSDGWKFEQLVSIGSSYNYGNEDQAEFLCVVSKELHNTPYGTTSEPSEKAKILQERGSRM, encoded by the exons ATGGCGGCGGAGAACCACTGCGATTTCCCGGTCGCCCCGATCGGCGGCCTCGGCCTGGGAGGCCCGGGCGGGCCCTGCCGCCGGTGCAGCTCGGCGCCGCCTCCCGGCGCCGTGCCCGGCAAGTGGGTGCGGCTGAACGTGGGGGGCACCTGCTTCCTGACCACCCGGCAGACGCTCTGCAGGGACCCCAAGTCCTTCCTCTTCCGTCTCTGCCAGGCCGACCCCGACCTGGACTCGGACAAG GATGAAACAGGTGCCTATCTAATAGACAGAGACCCGACCTACTTTGGGCCAGTGCTGAACTATCTCAGACATGGGAAGCTGGTTATTAACAAGGATCTAGCTGAGGAAG GTGTACTGGAAGAGGCTGAATTCTACAATATCACATCACTAATAAAACTGGTAAAGgacaaaataagagaaagagaCAGCAAAATCTCACAG GTGCCAGTCAAACACGTGTACAgggtgctgcagtgccaggaaGAGGAACTCACTCAAATGGTCTCCACAATGTCTGATGGATGGAAATTTGAACAG CTGGTCAGTATCGGTTCTTCCTATAACTATGGCAATGAAGATCAGGCTGAATTTCTGTGTGTTGTCTCAAAGGAATTGCATAACACTCCCTATGGCACAACCAGTGAACCcagtgaaaaagcaaag